From one Saccharomyces cerevisiae S288C chromosome XVI, complete sequence genomic stretch:
- the TFB4 gene encoding TFIIH/NER complex subunit TFB4 (Subunit of TFIIH complex; involved in transcription initiation, similar to 34 kDa subunit of human TFIIH; interacts with Ssl1p): MDAISDPTFKHARSRKQVTEESPSLLTVIIEIAPKLWTTFDEEGNEKGSIIKVLEALIVFLNAHLAFNSANKVAVIAAYSQGIKYLYPESTSALKASESENKTRSDLKIINSDMYRRFRNVDETLVEEIYKLFELEKKQIEQNSQRSTLAGAMSAGLTYVNRISKESVTTSLKSRLLVLTCGSGSSKDEIFQYIPIMNCIFSATKMKCPIDVVKIGGSKESTFLQQTTDATNGVYLHVESTEGLIQYLATAMFIDPSLRPIIVKPNHGSVDFRTSCYLTGRVVAVGFICSVCLCVLSIIPPGNKCPACDSQFDEHVIAKLKRKPVVPRLKAKKKVTKP; the protein is encoded by the coding sequence ATGGATGCAATATCTGATCCAACGTTTAAGCATGCTAGATCAAGAAAACAGGTTACTGAAGAATCACCATCTTTGCTTACCGTTATTATAGAAATTGCACCAAAGTTATGGACAACTTTTGATGAGGAAGGAAATGAGAAAGGAAGTATAATAAAGGTTTTAGAGGCATTGATAGTATTTCTCAATGCTCACTTAGCGTTCAATAGCGCCAACAAAGTAGCAGTCATTGCTGCATACTCTCAGGgaatcaaatatttatacCCAGAGAGCACATCTGCTCTAAAAGCCTCTGAAtctgaaaataaaaccCGTAGTGATCTTAAGATTATTAACTCAGATATGTATAGACGTTTTAGAAACGTTGATGAGACGCTAGTGgaagaaatatataaacTATTTGAgttagaaaagaaacaaatcGAACAAAATAGTCAAAGGAGCACGCTAGCAGGTGCCATGTCAGCTGGGCTGACTTATGTAAACAGAATATCAAAAGAGTCAGTAACTACCTCATTAAAATCAAGGCTACTTGTTCTTACGTGCGGGAGTGGCAGTAGtaaagatgaaattttccaatACATCCCTATAATGAACTGTATTTTTTCCgcaacaaaaatgaaatgtcCCATTGATGTCGTAAAGATTGGTGGTTCTAAGGAAAGCACGTTTTTACAGCAAACGACGGATGCCACAAATGGCGTTTATTTACATGTTGAATCTACAGAAGGGCTAATTCAATATTTAGCAACTGCAATGTTTATTGATCCGTCGTTAAGACCTATAATTGTTAAGCCAAACCATGGATCTGTAGATTTTAGGACATCATGCTATTTAACAGGGAGAGTTGTTGCCGTTGGATTCATCTGTTCAGTTTGCCTATGTGTCTTATCAATCATACCGCCCGGAAATAAATGTCCTGCTTGTGATTCTCAATTTGATGAGCACGTAATTGCCAAGTTGAAGAGGAAACCAGTTGTTCCAAGGTTGAAAGCCAAAAAGAAGGTGACGAAACCATGA
- a CDS encoding uncharacterized protein (hypothetical protein; conserved among S. cerevisiae strains; YPR053C is not an essential gene; partially overlaps verified ORF NHP6A/YPR052C) — protein MMYRTTLNTVQVSQISGAEFYPHASSRAILFESPAFCRLFFSPFVYLAVGKQTTQYLLLVPTVKEGLFWDVFFSCFCSIDYPIHSKAQSQWSPQENLRREPLERRRTQMPLRGLCPPTCFSLTKTEILFVLKIQISHLDKSARSWVRSGRL, from the coding sequence ATGATGTATCGCACGACGTTAAATACTGTTCAAGTGTCACAAATTAGTGGCGCCGAATTCTACCCTCACGCCTCGTCGCGCGCGATACTTTTCGAATCACCCGCCTTTTGCCGCCTATTTTTTTCGCCGTTCGTTTATTTAGCGGTGGGCAAACAAACAACACAGTATTTATTACTGGTACCGACTGTTAAAGAAGGACTGTTTTGGGACgtgtttttttcctgtttttGCTCAATTGACTACCCTATACATAGTAAAGCACAGTCGCAATGGTCACCCCAAGAGAACCTAAGAAGAGAACCACtagaaagaagaaggacCCAAATGCCCCTAAGAGGGCTTTGTCCGCCTACATGTTTTTCGCTAACGAAAACAGAGATATTGTTCGTTCTGAAAATCCAGATATCACATTTGGACAAGTCGGCAAGAAGTTGGGTGAGAAGTGGAAGGCTCTAA
- the NHP6A gene encoding high-mobility group nucleosome-binding protein (High-mobility group (HMG) protein; binds to and remodels nucleosomes; involved in recruiting FACT and other chromatin remodelling complexes to chromosomes; functionally redundant with Nhp6Bp; required for transcriptional initiation fidelity of some tRNA genes; homologous to mammalian HMGB1 and HMGB2; NHP6A has a paralog, NHP6B, that arose from the whole genome duplication; protein abundance increases in response to DNA replication stress): MVTPREPKKRTTRKKKDPNAPKRALSAYMFFANENRDIVRSENPDITFGQVGKKLGEKWKALTPEEKQPYEAKAQADKKRYESEKELYNATLA, translated from the coding sequence ATGGTCACCCCAAGAGAACCTAAGAAGAGAACCACtagaaagaagaaggacCCAAATGCCCCTAAGAGGGCTTTGTCCGCCTACATGTTTTTCGCTAACGAAAACAGAGATATTGTTCGTTCTGAAAATCCAGATATCACATTTGGACAAGTCGGCAAGAAGTTGGGTGAGAAGTGGAAGGCTCTAACGCCAGAGGAAAAGCAGCCTTACGAGGCCAAGGCCCAGGCCGATAAGAAGAGATATGAATCCGAAAAGGAGTTATATAACGCCACTTTGGCTTAG
- the SMK1 gene encoding mitogen-activated protein kinase SMK1 (Middle sporulation-specific mitogen-activated protein kinase (MAPK); required for prospore membrane development and the production of outer spore wall layers; promotes deposition of the glucan layer of the spore wall by regulating the localization of Gsc2p to sites of spore wall assembly in postmeiotic cells; activated by Cak1p-mediated phosphorylation of threonine (T207) in the activation loop during meiosis I followed by Ssp2p-promoted autophosphorylation of tyrosine (T209) during meiosis II), with product MNCTLTDNTRAINVASNLGAPQQRTIFAKERISIPGYYEIIQFLGKGAYGTVCSVKFKGRSPAARIAVKKISNIFNKEILLKRAIRELKFMNFFKGHKNIVNLIDLEIVTSSPYDGLYCYQELIDYDLAKVIHSSVQLSEFHIKYFLYQILCGLKYIHSADVIHRDLKPGNILCTLNGCLKICDFGLARGIHAGFFKCHSTVQPHITNYVATRWYRAPELLLSNQPYSKSVDIWAVGCILAEFYARKPVFMGRDSMHQIFEIIKVLGTPDKDILIKFGTIKAWNLGKNSNNPVYKKIPWSNIFPFASHEAINLIESLLHWDSTHRLNVEQAISHPFLNEVRKPDDEPVCLQGPFDFTYESELNSMSKLRDYLVEEVKNFKTDLSSSSL from the coding sequence ATGAATTGCACACTTACAGATAATACCAGAGCCATAAATGTGGCCTCCAACCTCGGTGCTCCTCAACAGAGGACGATTTTTGCCAAGGAGAGAATATCCATCCCAGGATACTACGAGATAATCCAATTCCTGGGCAAGGGAGCCTATGGGACAGTGTGCTCAGTGAAGTTTAAGGGTCGAAGCCCAGCTGCTAGGATAGCGGTAAAGAAGATCAGCAACATCTTTAATAAGGAGatccttttgaaaagggcCATCCGTGAGCTAAAATTCATGAACTTCTTCAAGGGccataaaaatattgtaaATCTAATCGATCTAGAGATAGTGACCAGCTCGCCCTATGACGGACTGTATTGCTACCAGGAACTGATTGATTATGATTTGGCAAAAGTCATACATTCGTCCGTGCAGCTCTCGGAGTTTCATATCAAATACTTTCTTTACCAAATCCTGTGTGGGCTAAAGTACATACACAGTGCAGATGTCATCCACCGAGATTTGAAGCCTGGGAACATATTGTGCACATTGAATGGCTGTTTGAAGATCTGCGATTTTGGTCTCGCTAGGGGTATTCATGCCGGATTTTTCAAGTGTCATTCCACTGTGCAGCCCCATATAACCAACTACGTTGCTACAAGATGGTATAGGGCGCCTGAGCTGCTTCTTTCCAACCAACCGTATAGTAAGTCCGTAGACATATGGGCTGTAGGGTGCATTCTTGCAGAATTCTATGCTCGAAAGCCTGTTTTCATGGGGCGTGACTCCATGCACCAGATATTTGAAATCATCAAAGTCTTGGGTACTCCTGATAAAGATATTCTGATCAAGTTTGGCACCATTAAAGCTTGGAATCTAGGCAAAAACAGTAATAACCctgtatataaaaaaatcccATGGTCCAACATTTTCCCCTTTGCCTCGCATGAAGCAATCAATCTCATAGAGTCATTACTTCATTGGGACTCAACACATAGGTTAAACGTGGAACAAGCTATATCACATCCGTTCCTAAACGAGGTGCGGAAGCCAGACGACGAGCCTGTTTGCCTTCAGGGTCCTTTCGACTTCACCTATGAATCCGAGTTGAATTCAATGTCCAAATTAAGAGACTACTTGGTTGaagaagtgaaaaatttcaaaaccGATTTGTCCTCCTCGTCTTTATAG
- the BRR1 gene encoding Brr1p (snRNP protein component of spliceosomal snRNPs; required for pre-mRNA splicing and snRNP biogenesis; in null mutant newly-synthesized snRNAs are destabilized and 3'-end processing is slowed): MKRGESQAPDAIFGQSRAFALSDSSVNPDVIEYLKSVRQEALRTNAISIKNHMNLQKRTRHKSSMYDDEDEGALKRHAISPSLIRLQRNVEIWVRWFNSVKATVLTNAYEFTGYEDETLDLLLLFLKNYLEDMPSKCTTVEKIISVLNQHSFPEKAEEKEENLQIDEEWAKNILVRLEKTKIDSVEDVKKVITEGDKHELVGYNQWFQYLINNEPQHTTFHEKITSKQLWVLIKYMSNTWIKEIHKKGRHYRRLQDWLFYILVHTPERVTAEYTSILRDLGKKCLELIQKKPVEAHENKITLPKEMAELNVEIPAAVENMTITELTVSVIAVNYGQKDLIE, from the coding sequence ATGAAAAGAGGAGAAAGCCAGGCGCCTGATGCCATCTTTGGTCAATCTCGTGCATTTGCACTATCTGATTCTTCAGTGAATCCTGATGTCATTGAATATCTTAAAAGTGTTAGGCAAGAAGCACTAAGAACCAACGCCATATCGATTAAGAATCATATGAATCTGCAAAAGAGGACGCGTCACAAATCAAGCATGTACgatgatgaggatgagGGGGCCCTTAAAAGGCACGCCATCTCGCCATCCTTGATTAGGCTTCAAAGGAATGTAGAAATATGGGTAAGGTGGTTTAACTCTGTGAAGGCGACGGTGTTGACTAATGCCTACGAGTTTACCGGTTATGAGGACGAAACACTGGATCTTTTATTGCTTTTCTTAAAGAATTATCTCGAAGATATGCCCAGCAAATGTACTacagttgaaaaaattataagTGTCCTAAATCAGCATTCCTTTCCTGAGAAGGCAGAAgagaaggaagaaaatcTTCAGATTGATGAGGAATGGGCGAAGAATATTTTGGTACGGCTGGAAAAAACCAAGATTGACAGTGTTGAGGatgtaaaaaaagtaatcaCTGAAGGAGATAAACATGAACTAGTTGGATACAACCAGTGGTTCCAATACCTTATAAACAATGAACCGCAGCATACTACTTTTCATGAAAAGATTACCTCTAAGCAACTTTGGGTTCTGATCAAGTATATGTCGAATACATggataaaagaaatacacAAGAAAGGAAGGCATTATCGTCGGCTGCAAGATTGGCTATTCTACATACTGGTACATACACCCGAAAGAGTCACGGCAGAATATACAAGCATCTTGAGAGATCTTGGAAAGAAATGCCTTGAACTGATTCAAAAGAAGCCAGTTGAAGCACATGAGAATAAAATAACACTCCCGAAGGAGATGGCGGAATTGAATGTTGAGATACCAGCCGCGGTGGAGAATATGACGATAACTGAGCTGACAGTGTCTGTTATAGCAGTGAACTATGGTCAAAAAGACTTGATAGAATAA
- the YMC1 gene encoding organic acid transporter (Secondary mitochondrial inner membrane glycine transporter; required with HEM25 for the transport of glycine into mitochondria for the initiation of heme biosynthesis; proposed role in oleate metabolism and glutamate biosynthesis; member of the mitochondrial carrier (MCF) family; localizes to the vacuole in response to H2O2; YMC1 has a paralog, YMC2, that arose from the whole genome duplication), translating into MSEEFPSPQLIDDLEEHPQHDNARVVKDLLAGTAGGIAQVLVGQPFDTTKVRLQTSSTPTTAMEVVRKLLANEGPRGFYKGTLTPLIGVGACVSLQFGVNEAMKRFFHHRNADMSSTLSLPQYYACGVTGGIVNSFLASPIEHVRIRLQTQTGSGTNAEFKGPLECIKKLRHNKALLRGLTPTILREGHGCGTYFLVYEALIANQMNKRRGLERKDIPAWKLCIFGALSGTALWLMVYPLDVIKSVMQTDNLQKPKFGNSISSVAKTLYANGGIGAFFKGFGPTMLRAAPANGATFATFELAMRLLG; encoded by the coding sequence ATGTCTGAAGAATTTCCATCTCCTCAACTAATCgatgatttggaagaacATCCACAGCATGATAATGCTCGAGTCGTGAAAGATTTGCTTGCAGGTACAGCGGGTGGTATTGCGCAAGTGCTAGTGGGCCAGCCCTTTGATACGACAAAAGTTAGGTTACAAACATCGAGCACCCCAACAACAGCCATGGAAGTCGTCAGAAAGCTGCTTGCCAATGAAGGGCCTCGCGGGTTTTACAAAGGAACTCTGACGCCATTAATTGGTGTTGGTGCATGTGTTTCATTACAATTTGGTGTTAATGAAGCTATGaagagattttttcatcatcgcAATGCTGATATGTCATCGACTTTGTCATTGCCACAGTATTACGCATGTGGTGTCACAGGCGGTATAGTAAACTCATTCTTGGCGTCCCCAATTGAGCATGTCAGGATTCGCTTGCAAACACAGACTGGCTCAGGCACCAACGCAGAATTCAAGGGTCCTTTGGAAtgcatcaaaaaattaagacATAACAAGGCCTTGCTACGTGGTTTAACACCTACAATATTGAGAGAAGGTCATGGATGTGGCACATATTTCTTAGTGTATGAAGCGTTGATTGCTAACCAAATGAACAAAAGACGTGGACTAGAGAGAAAGGACATTCCTGCATGGAAACTTTGTATTTTTGGAGCATTGTCTGGCACTGCCTTATGGTTGATGGTATATCCATTAGATGTCATCAAGTCTGTCATGCAAACGGATAATTTACAAAAGCCTAAATTTGGTAATTCTATTTCCAGTGTAGCCAAGACTTTATATGCCAATGGAGGGATAGGcgcttttttcaaagggTTTGGTCCTACCATGCTAAGAGCTGCTCCCGCCAATGGTGCCACTTTTGCTACTTTTGAATTAGCGATGAGGTTATTGGGTTGA
- the SEC8 gene encoding exocyst subunit SEC8 (Essential 121 kDa subunit of the exocyst complex; the exocyst mediates polarized targeting and tethering of post-Golgi secretory vesicles to active sites of exocytosis at the plasma membrane prior to SNARE-mediated fusion; involved in ER and Golgi inheritance in small buds; relocalizes away from bud neck upon DNA replication stress) produces the protein MDYLKPAQKGRRRGLSINSLSETQQSAMNSSLDHLQNDLNRINLQWNRILSDNTNPLELALAFLDDTSVGLGHRYEEFNQLKSQIGSHLQDVVNEHSQVFNTNVASYGKAVSSIMQAQEQTLNLKNCLKEANEKITTDKGSLQELNDNNLKYTKMIDVLVNIEELLQIPEKIEENIRKENFHQVQILLERGFILMNNKSLKTVEILKPINQQLELQEHLLFNNLIEEIHDIMYSKSNKTNFTRVTNNDIFKIISISHNGFTSLENYLYNIVNIDIMEHSKTINKNLEQFIHDQSLNKGNIMLQENAATQAPLAPSRNQENEGFNRIGFLLKTINNINKLPVAFNIITERAKEEIHNIIVKSTESIRSKHPSLLKMATSLKNDNHFGLPVQDILSIILRECFWEIFLKLLYAIQCHRAIFEMSNILQPTSSAKPAFKFNKIWGKLLDEIELLLVRYINDPELISSNNGSIKPINGATNNAPTLPKRKNPKIFSLEYNIEDNSSVKDQAFELKALLKDIFPGFSVSSNMDLDSIYVKDESFEQDEPLVPPSVFNMKVILDPFLLFTQSTSTIVPSVLTQNTISSLTFFDDYMNKSFLPKIQMTMDYLFTVEVESNNPYALELSDENHNIFKTALDFQRLFYNLLNVFNTANTFREKISYCILDLLNHFYNYYLGLFNSLIGTSDRHLTRKIITAWLQNGILMDQEQKILNGDETLFHEESIELFKEIPHFYQAGKGLSKSDLFNNLTLDTILQFSASVLWILNWLPGLKKAINIDEVSQEPMLDADRLRSSWTFSESMDLNYSNPSSSPNSLGNLKILLDDKASKKFDETIDGFKTLKFKLITILRFNIRALCIYDIGSFFQNTKIWNMDVGSIELDQNIASLISELRRTESKLKQQLPEKEKNSIFIGLDIVNNYALIKGAKSIKVLNHNGIKKMLRNVNVLQHAYRNLSSEPSKINMNVTMNFYSLCGSSEAELFEYIKDNELPHCSVEDLKTILRLQFSEEMHRQLKRQSTSSTKGSIKPSNKRYTEALEKLSNLEKEQSKEGARTKIGKLKSKLNAVHTANEK, from the coding sequence ATGGATTACCTAAAACCAGCGCAGAAGGGGAGAAGACGTGGTCTTTCCATAAACAGTCTTTCGGAGACTCAGCAATCTGCTATGAATAGTTCCCTGGACCATCTTCAGAATGACTTAAACAGGATAAATCTTCAATGGAATAGAATACTGTCGGATAACACTAATCCCTTAGAACTAGCGCTCGCATTTTTGGATGATACATCTGTAGGTCTGGGCCACCGGTATGAAGAATTCAATCAATTAAAGTCACAAATTGGTAGTCACTTACAAGATGTTGTTAATGAACATAGCCAAGTGTTCAACACTAATGTGGCTTCTTACGGAAAAGCAGTCAGTTCGATCATGCAGGCCCAAGAACAGACTTtaaatctgaaaaattgTTTAAAGGAAGCTAATGAGAAAATCACCACTGATAAAGGTTCTTTACAGGAATTAAATGATAATAACTTGAAGTATACAAAAATGATTGATGTTTTAGTCAATATTGAGGAGTTATTACAGATACCCGAAAAAATTGAGGAGAACATtagaaaggaaaatttcCATCAGGTGCAAATTCTCCTAGAAAGGGGTTTCATATTAATGAACAACAAATCTTTGAAGACAGTGGAGATTTTAAAGCCTATAAACCAACAACTTGAGTTACAAGAACATTTACTTTTCAACAATCtgattgaagaaattcaCGACATTATGTACTCCAAATCtaacaaaacaaattttacTCGAGTAACCAATAATgatatattcaaaatcataAGCATTTCACATAATGGATTTACGAGTTTAGAAAATTACCTGTACAACATAGTCAATATTGATATTATGGAACACTCAAAAACGATAAACAAGAACCTTGAACAATTCATTCATGACCAATCGTTAAATAAAGGAAATATCATGCTACAAGAAAATGCTGCGACTCAAGCACCATTGGCACCATCTAGAAACCAAGAAAACGAAGGATTTAACAGAATAGGGTTCCTACTAAAAACCATAaataacatcaataaattaCCTGTTGCATTCAATATAATAACAGAAAGGGCTAAAGAGGAGATTCATAATATAATTGTTAAAAGTACCGAATCAATACGTTCGAAGCACCCTTCTCTGCTTAAAATGGCTACTAGTTTAAAGAATGACAACCATTTTGGCCTACCCGTACAGGATATACTATCGATCATTTTAAGGGAATGCTTTTGggaaatatttttgaaattactGTATGCTATTCAGTGCCATAGGgctatttttgaaatgtCAAACATTTTGCAGCCAACGTCTTCCGCAAAGCCAGCTTTCAAgttcaataaaatttggGGCAAACTGTTAGATGAAATAGAATTATTACTTGTGAGGTACATCAATGACCCTGAATTGATATCCAGCAATAACGGTAGTATTAAACCAATTAATGGCGCGACAAATAACGCACCCACTTTACctaaaaggaaaaatcctaaaattttttctttggagTATAACATTGAGGACAATTCTTCTGTAAAGGATCAAGCTTTTGAACTAAAGGCTTTGTTGAAAGATATATTCCCTGGATTTTCTGTCTCCTCAAACATGGATTTAGACTCTATTTATGTAAAAGATGAATCCTTCGAACAAGATGAGCCTCTAGTCCCTCCTTCTGTTTTCAACATGAAGGTAATTTTAGATCCGTTTTTGCTGTTTACGCAATCGACATCTACAATTGTTCCCAGTGTCTTAACACAAAATACTATTTCATCCCTAACCTTTTTCGATGATTATATGAATAAAAGTTTTCTCCCAAAGATTCAGATGACTATGGATTATTTATTCACGGTTGAAGTAGAATCCAATAATCCGTACGCCTTAGAGCTATCCGATGAAAATCATAACATTTTTAAAACAGCATTAGATTTTCAAAGGTTATTTTAcaatttattgaatgtTTTCAACACAGCAAACACatttagagaaaaaatatcgTACTGCATTCTAGATCTTTTGAatcatttttataattACTACTTGGGGCTATTTAATTCCTTGATTGGTACTTCTGATAGACATTTAACTAGGAAAATAATTACGGCATGGTTGCAGAATGGTATTTTGATGGatcaagaacaaaaaattctgaATGGGGATGAGACACTCTTTCATGAAGAATCCATAGAGTTATTTAAGGAAATACCTCATTTCTATCAAGCGGGTAAAGGTTTGAGCAAATCTGATTTATTCAATAACTTGACATTGGACACAATTCTGCAGTTTTCGGCAAGCGTGTTATGGATATTAAACTGGCTGCCAGGCTTAAAAAAGGCTATcaatattgatgaagtaAGCCAAGAACCCATGTTAGATGCTGATAGATTAAGGAGCAGCTGGACATTTTCTGAATCAATGGATTTAAACTATTCGAACCCTAGTTCCAGCCCAAATTCATTAGGAAatctaaaaattttattggaTGATAAAGCctccaaaaaatttgatgagACTATCGACGGATTCAAAACCTTGAAATTCAAACTAATCACTATACTGAGGTTCAACATTAGGGCCTTGTGTATATACGACATCGggtctttttttcaaaacaccAAAATTTGGAATATGGATGTGGGTAGTATTGAATTAGATCAAAATATAGCTTCTCTAATTTCCGAATTAAGAAGGACTGAAAGCAAATTGAAACAACAGTTAccagaaaaggaaaaaaactcCATATTTATTGGTCTTGATATAGTCAACAACTACGCCTTGATTAAGGGTGCCAAATCCATAAAAGTTTTGAACCATAACgggataaagaaaatgttgaGAAATGTAAATGTCTTACAACATGCCTATAGAAATCTTTCTTCTGAACCatcaaaaattaatatGAACGTCACAATGAATTTTTACTCTTTATGCGGCTCCAGTGAAGCTGAACtatttgaatatataaaagacAATGAATTACCGCATTGTTCTGTCGAAGATTTGAAAACCATATTGAGGCTGCAGTTTAGCGAGGAAATGCATCGTCAATTGAAGAGACAAAGCACTAGCTCAACTAAGGGTTCCATAAAACCTTCCAATAAGAGGTACACTGAAGCTTTGGAGAAACTAAGTAACCTCGAAAAAGAGCAGTCGAAAGAAGGAGCCCGCACCAAGATTGGAAAACTTAAAAGCAAATTGAATGCTGTCCATACTGCAAACGAAAAATGA
- the MAK3 gene encoding peptide alpha-N-acetyltransferase MAK3 (Catalytic subunit of the NatC type N-terminal acetyltransferase (NAT); involved in subcellular targeting of select N-terminally acetylated substrates to the Golgi apparatus (Arl3p and Grh1p) and the inner nuclear membrane (Trm1p); required for replication of dsRNA virus; human NatC ortholog, NAA30, functionally complements the null, requiring either auxiliary subunit Mak10p or co-expression of human ortholog, NAA35; NAA60, the human NatF gene, also complements the null allele) yields MEIVYKPLDIRNEEQFASIKKLIDADLSEPYSIYVYRYFLNQWPELTYIAVDNKSGTPNIPIGCIVCKMDPHRNVRLRGYIGMLAVESTYRGHGIAKKLVEIAIDKMQREHCDEIMLETEVENSAALNLYEGMGFIRMKRMFRYYLNEGDAFKLILPLTEKSCTRSTFLMHGRLAT; encoded by the coding sequence ATGGAAATAGTGTACAAGCCATTGGACATACGTAACGAAGAGCAGTTTGCTAGTATTAAAAAACTAATAGATGCGGATCTATCAGAGCCGTACTCGATATACGTATATAGGTATTTCTTGAACCAATGGCCCGAGTTAACGTACATTGCCGTTGACAACAAGAGTGGAACGCCTAACATACCCATTGGTTGCATAGTGTGTAAGATGGACCCGCATAGAAACGTGAGACTGAGAGGATATATAGGAATGCTAGCCGTAGAGTCCACATACCGCGGGCATGGCATAGCAAAGAAACTAGTGGAAATTGCCATAGATAAAATGCAAAGGGAACATTGCGATGAGATCATGTTAGAAACAGAGGTGGAAAATTCGGCGGCTCTAAACTTATATGAAGGAATGGGTTTCATCAGAATGAAACGGATGTTCCGCTACTACTTGAATGAAGGGGACGCCTTTAAACTGATATTGCCGTTGACTGAAAAGAGCTGCACTCGGTCTACGTTCCTAATGCATGGCCGGCTGGCCAcataa